One Vitis vinifera cultivar Pinot Noir 40024 chromosome 8, ASM3070453v1 genomic window carries:
- the LOC100232872 gene encoding lipid transfer protein precursor — protein MGSSGAVKLACVMVICMVVAAPAAVEATITCGQVASAVGPCASYLQKGGSVPAGCCSGIKSLNSAAKTTVDRQAACKCLKTFSGSIPGINFGLASGLPGKCGVSVPYKISPSTDCSKVT, from the exons ATGGGTAGCTCCGGAGCTGTGAAGCTAGCTTGTGTGATGGTGATATGCATGGTGGTGGCGGCACCGGCGGCGGTGGAAGCAACCATAACATGTGGTCAGGTGGCATCTGCCGTGGGCCCGTGCGCTAGCTACTTGCAGAAAGGTGGTTCAGTGCCAGCTGGGTGCTGCAGTGGGATTAAGAGCCTCAACAGCGCGGCTAAGACCACAGTTGATCGCCAGGCCGCTTGTAAGTGCTTGAAAACCTTTTCTGGTTCCATCCCTGGCATCAATTTCGGTCTTGCAAGTGGGCTTCCGGGCAAGTGTGGTGTCAGCGTTCCTTACAAGATCAGCCCCTCCACTGACTGCTCCAA GGTGACTTGA